One Burkholderia sp. WP9 genomic window, CGCATGCCCGCGCGCCGCCAACTCCGGCGGCGTGGTCATGTCGAATTTCAGATTGCCGAGCACCGCCGCATTGCGCGCGCCGAGCGCGGTCAGCCGCTCGGCATCCGACGGACTTTGCGCCAGCACGCGTGCAAAGCCGCCGAACACGTCTTTGGTCGCATTGCCGAACTTGGCCGCGCGCTTGTACGAGCGCGCCGACATCCGCGCATTGGTCAGCACCAATGGCACGTCCGCGCGACGGCATTCGTCGATCAGCGTGGGCCACACTTCGGTTTCCATTACCAGACCGAGCGACGGCCGCCACGTCCGCAAAAACCGCCGCACCGCGTGCGGCATGTCGTACGGCAGATAGCCGCGCAAAACACGGTCGCCGAAAATCTGCTCGCCGGTGGCGCGCCCGCTCGGCGTCATATGGGTCAACAGAATGCGGGCGTCGGGACGCGCCTTCATCAGCGCGTCGATCAGCGGTTGCGCGGCGCGCGTCTCGCCCACCGACACCGCGTGCACCCAGATCAACGGCGCGTTGTCCTCAGGCAGCCGGCCGCGCGAATAGCCGAAACGCTCGCCGATATGCTCGCGATAGCCACGTTCCTTGCGCGAGCGGATCAACAGACGCAACACGGCCAGCGGCGCGATGATCCACCAGAGTGCTTGATAGATCGCCCTCAGCATTGGCGCTCCGCCAGTCTGAAAGCGCGAGCCGGCGCGCTGAGCGAAACCGGCGATCGGAAAACCCGCAACTGGACCGCGGCGCTCAAACCAGCGCCCTGCCCTTGAGGCGTTCGAGAATCCCGAGCGGCGCGCATTCGGGCTGCGCCATTGCCTTGACCGGCAGGAAGAAGGTCTGCTCCAGCATGAACTGGCCGGACATCACCGCGTGTGAAGTCTGATCCGAGAAACACACCCAGACGCTGCCGGGCGGAAACGGCATGGTCTCCTGCGGGCTCGACTTCTGATACTCGAGATCGGCTTTCATGCCGTCGTGCAGATTCAGCATCAGATGGTCGTACTCGCTGCGCGGCGATTTGGTCACGTGCAGCAGGTTCAGCAGCCATGCCGAGCCCGGCATCTGCGGTTTGATGCGCGGCAGGAAGCGTTTGGCCATGTCTTCGAATGGTTCGCCGACTCGCCACACGCGCGGCGCACCATGCGGATTGACGTTGGTGAACACGCGCAAAATGCGCTCGCCGTAATTCGGCCGCGACGGGAAAGCGTCTACATGCAGACGGCTGTCGTCTTTGCGCCATGAGGTCTCGCGCGTTTCCACCTGATGCAGCCGCAGGCTGGTCGGCGCCACGCGCAGTCTGCCGTTGTATTCGGGAAAGAGCCCGTCGACCAGCGTGCGCGCGTTGGCCTGATAACGCGCGATCAACGCGCGCACCGCCGATTGCGTAACGGCGTCGCCGGCCACGCCGTGCAACGCGCCGCCATTCGGTTCGAGGCTGATGTTCTTGCGGTTCGGGTCGGCAAGCGCGGGGTCGAGCAGCGCCTGTTCACCGCCTTCGATCGCGAAGCGCAGATTCGGGAAATACAGTACTTTGCCGCGTTCGACGCCGGCGAGCAGCGTCTCGCGCGGCACGGACAGATTGCGTCCGTGCCAGTCGGCGTTCGCTACTTCGATGATCTGGGTTTCGTTCATGGTCGCCCTTGAAAACGGTTGGAGCGCAAGGCGAAGCGCCCCGGACGTGTTACAGCAGGCCGAAGCCCGCGAGTGCCGACTTCACCTGTTGCAGCGTGGGCGGCTGTCCGGCCGTGCCGAGATTGACGACGTTCGGCGACCAGTAGCCGCCGGTGCGCCACGCGGTGGCGAAATTGTACAACTCGATGGTCGGGCGCTTCAGCGCCGCGGCGATGTGAACGAGACCTGTGTCAACTCCGACCGTCGCGGCCGCACCTTCGATCAGGCCGACCACGGCCGGCAACGAGAGCTTCGGCGGCACGATGGCCGCGGCGCCGAATTCTT contains:
- a CDS encoding Kdo hydroxylase family protein, which encodes MNETQIIEVANADWHGRNLSVPRETLLAGVERGKVLYFPNLRFAIEGGEQALLDPALADPNRKNISLEPNGGALHGVAGDAVTQSAVRALIARYQANARTLVDGLFPEYNGRLRVAPTSLRLHQVETRETSWRKDDSRLHVDAFPSRPNYGERILRVFTNVNPHGAPRVWRVGEPFEDMAKRFLPRIKPQMPGSAWLLNLLHVTKSPRSEYDHLMLNLHDGMKADLEYQKSSPQETMPFPPGSVWVCFSDQTSHAVMSGQFMLEQTFFLPVKAMAQPECAPLGILERLKGRALV
- the waaA gene encoding lipid IV(A) 3-deoxy-D-manno-octulosonic acid transferase, with product MLRAIYQALWWIIAPLAVLRLLIRSRKERGYREHIGERFGYSRGRLPEDNAPLIWVHAVSVGETRAAQPLIDALMKARPDARILLTHMTPSGRATGEQIFGDRVLRGYLPYDMPHAVRRFLRTWRPSLGLVMETEVWPTLIDECRRADVPLVLTNARMSARSYKRAAKFGNATKDVFGGFARVLAQSPSDAERLTALGARNAAVLGNLKFDMTTPPELAARGHAWRAAIGARPVWVAASTREGEEELVLQAFAALGMKEALLILVPRHPQRFNEVAGLVEKAGLRLERRSTWAPDAKVASAAHASGGVAALPAGVNVLLGDSMGELGAYYAASDLAFIGGSLLPLGGQNLIEACAVGVPVLIGPHVFNFTQATADAVAAGAAVQVQDPADLARALRELFGDKARRLAMGGAASAFAARHRGATARTVDVLMALLPEVE